A genome region from Setaria italica strain Yugu1 chromosome III, Setaria_italica_v2.0, whole genome shotgun sequence includes the following:
- the LOC101757154 gene encoding protein RETICULATA-RELATED 4, chloroplastic yields the protein MAFPSPTSLSSSGYPAPIHLRLQPLPSIPPLLPFRRTLPLLLPSLRLARPHLLPLPVASSGSGSIGGGGDDELPSGGGGDDELPSGDGGSGEGGDEGDGGSGGGGDEGDGGSGGGGDEGDGGSADGSGDGDDASGNRREALFVLAQLGRKLESLPADLAAAVEGGRVTGDIVRRYVDLEASPLSRWLLQFGGFKERLLADDLFLTKVGIECGIGVFTKSAAEYEKRKENFVKELDFVLANVIMAIVADFMLAWLPAPTVSLRPPLAMNSGAISKFFYNCPDNAFQVALAGRSYTLLQRAGAIVRNGAKLFAVGTSASLIGTTATNALIKARQAVSSDSAGEVKEAKNIPIVETSIAYGVYMSISSNLRYQIVAGVIEQRLLEPLLHRHKLALTAMSFAVRTGNTFLGSCLWVDYARLIGIQ from the exons ATGGCGTTCCCTtcccccacctccctctcctcctccggctaCCCCGCCCcaatccacctccgcctccagccCCTCCCCAGCatcccgccgctcctccccttCCGGCGCAccctgccgctcctcctcccctcgctccgcctcgcccggccccacctccttcccctcccgGTCGCCTCCTCTGGCAGCGgcagcatcggcggcggcggcgatgacgaACTAccctctggcggcggcggcgatgacgaACTACCCtctggcgacggcggcagcggcgaaggAGGAGAcgagggcgacggcggcagcggcggaggaggagacgagggcgacggcggcagcggcggcggaggagacgagggcgacggcggcagcgcggaCGGGTCcggggacggcgacgacgcCTCTGGCAACAGGAGGGAGGCCCTGTTCGTGCTGGCGCAGCTGGGGCGGAAGCTCGAGAGCCTAccggccgacctcgccgccgccgtggagggcgGCCGCGTGACCGGCGATATCGTGCGCCGGTACGTGGACCTCGAGGCGTCGCCCTTATCCAGGTGGCTGCTGCAGTTCGGCGGCTTCAAGGAGCGCCTACTCGCTGATGACCTCTTCCTCACCAAGGTCGGCATAGAGTGCGGCATCGGCGTCTTCACCAAG AGTGCTGCAGAGTATGAGAAAAGGAAGGAGAACTTTGTCAAAGAGCTTGACTTTGTGCTTGCAAATGTG ATCATGGCAATAGTTGCAGATTTCATGCTTGCATGGCTTCCTGCTCCAACCGTGTCTTTGCGGCCACCACTAGCGATGAATTCTGGAGCCATTTCTAAATTCTTCTACAACTGCCCAGATAATGCCTTCCAG GTTGCTTTGGCTGGGAGATCATACACACTTTTGCAGAGAGCGGGAGCTATTGTG AGGAATGGTGCAAAACTTTTTGCAGTGGGAACTAGTGCCTCTCTG ATCGGCACTACTGCGACCAATGCACTGATAAAAGCAAGGCAGGCTGTCAGCTCGGATTCTGCCGGTGAAGTCAAGGAAGCCAAGAATATTCCAATTGTAGAAACTAGTATTGCGTATGGCGTGTACATGTCAATTTCTAGTAACCTCAG GTACCAGATTGTGGCTGGAGTGATTGAACAACGACTGCTCGAGCCACTACTGCACCGCCACAAACTAGCATTGACCGCAATGAGTTTTGCAGTTCGGACAGGGAACACATTTTTGGGTTCTTGTCT GTGGGTGGACTATGCCAGGTTAATAGGCATACAGTAG
- the LOC101757542 gene encoding 50S ribosomal protein L1, chloroplastic, with protein MATATAASASTSLLAPAASTAPAAPNALLFPSSVPSLRAYPRLLLAFRRPAAAAVADPQGAVLEEEVEADQGGRYDDDDGYEGGRGPAFTPPTRPRTGKAALPLKRDRTRSKRFLEIQKLRESKKEYDVPTAISLMKQMASAKFKESAEAHFRMNLDPKYNDQQLRATVNLPKGTGQTVKIAVLTQGEKIDEARAAGADIVGGDELIEQIKGGFMEFDKLIASPDMMPKVAGLGKILGPRGLMPNPKAGTVSPNITQAIEEFKKGKVEYRVDKTGIVHIPFGKVDFPEEDLITNFMAVVRSVERNKPSGAKGIYWKTAYLCSSMGPSIKLNIKEMLDYGTDSSN; from the exons atggccaCAGCCActgcggcctccgcctccacctcacTCCTCGCGCCGGCGGCCAGCACGGCGCCGGCAGCGCCCAACGCGCTGCTGTTCCCCTCCTCCGTGCCGTCGCTGCGCGCGTACCCGCGGCTGCTCCTCGCGTTCCGccgccccgcggccgccgccgtcgccgacccgcAGGGGGCCGTgctcgaggaggaggtggaggccgacCAGGGAGGGCggtacgacgacgacgacgggtaCGAGGGGGGCCGCGGCCCCGCGTTCACGCCACCCACGCGGCCGCGCACCGGCAAGGCCGCCCTGCCGCTCAAGCGCGACCGC ACGAGGTCGAAGAGGTTCCTCGAGATACAGAAGCTCAGGGAGAGCAAGAAGGAGTACGACGTGCCCACCGCCATCTCGCTGATGAAGCAGATGGCTAGCGCGAAATTCAAGGAGTCGGCGGAGGCGCACTTCCGCATGAACCTCGACCCCAAGTACAATGATCAGCAGCTCCGTGCAACG GTGAATTTGCCCAAGGGAACAGGCCAAACGGTGAAGATTGCAGTTCTCACACAAG GTGAGAAGATAGATGAAGCTAGAGCTGCAGGAGCTGATATAGTTGGTGGAGATGAGTTGATCGAACAAATAAAAGGAGGATTTATGGAGTTTGACAAATTGATTGCATCACCTGATATGATGCCTAAG GTTGCTGGCTTGGGTAAGATTCTAGGACCAAGAGGACTGATGCCTAACCCCAAAGCTGGCACTGTTTCTCCGAACATTACTCAG GCTATCGAAGAGTTCAAGAAGGGTAAAGTCGAATACAGAGTTGACAAAACAGGAATTGTCCATATTCCCTTCGGCAAGGTTGACTTCCCTGAAGAAGATCTTATCACAAACTTCATGGCTGTTGTT CGCTCTGTTGAGAGGAACAAGCCATCTGGTGCTAAGGGTATATACTGGAAAACGGCATACTTGTGCTCATCTATGGGACCTTCAATCAAGCTAAACATAAAAGAAATGCTTGACTATGGCACAGATTCATCTAACTAG